The Anoplopoma fimbria isolate UVic2021 breed Golden Eagle Sablefish chromosome 9, Afim_UVic_2022, whole genome shotgun sequence genome contains the following window.
AGCAACCATTGCCCTAGATAAAAATGGATAACTGACTAGCAtcacttttacttcctcttttgTTGTTCATCATTCTGCATTTAGTGAAGGACTTGAAAACTGGGCCAAAATGACCAGCCATATAAGGCAATAAAACAGTGTATTCGGTTTCTCAGCCTTTCAATCAATCCTCttaaattatactttttacttgAGGCAGCTCAGTTCTCCATGAATATTTCAGATCTCTGCAGGCATGAGAATATCCTGATTAATTTGGAAACACTAGTGATTGAATTTGTAATGACAGCCTGTAAGAGAAATCAATTGGGCACCTGCACCTGTTATGTCAAGTAGCACCACTGGAGACGGTAAATGTTATTCCTATGTATTCAGCTGCCTGGGGAGGCAAACGATCAGTTTGGTCCAGCAGCAAGAAGAAACCCTTCAGTGACAACCTTGTATCTCCGAAAGGCAAGACAAAATATTCTCAAAGGTGTTCCTAAACGTCCCTGGTTTCGCTTTTAAGTGGCACAATCCATAGTTGTCGTGGTAAACTGTCAAAATAAGTAAGCTGTTGAGTTATTAGCCTTTACTCTGAAGTGACAACTGCTTGGAGAAGAGTTTAGATTGTACCTGGTGGATTGTTCCTTCTATTGGCATAGGGGTCCTCAGGCTCAGCGAAAACACTGGAGGCCATCTTGTCTTTCCGGACCGGAGGCTTCTCCTCATCTGGACCAAGCGTGAAGTTGGAGGCGCCGCCAGGAGGGCGCAAGACCCTGAGAAGAGAGGGATCAGTCAGCATTGTGACAGAAAGCTGGATCGTActggctgatttttttttaagcgtcTTACCTCCATTTTAATATGATTCATAAACTATAGACTAGGAATGTTCAGAATGAATGAGTGAGAAGTTATTGTTCATTAAAACTCATTCATTCACCAAATAAAGGTCAAATATGAATTCTATTTTGCGTCATTTAACAATGAGCTACCCTTTGAGTAAAAATGTGATGACTTAAAACTGTCAGCCAGACACAGGTGGCCAACACAATTCAGAAAAAGGGCCTCATGTGTTTGGATCGTCCGTTCTGGGCTTcagtagaaacatggcggtgcaacatggccGACTACGTGAAGAGAAGGTATGTAGAGGTATTCAGCTCAATCTAATTGAACGAAAAAACatctacttttattttcataagatcatataaaaaataaaaattacttTTGAATATCATATTCCATTATTGCAGACAGATTGCCCTAAATACAAAATGCACTGCAATGCAAAAGCATTCCCTGTGAGTCTATGTGGACTTTATATGTAGGCTACTGTTTATAATACTGTAATACGGCATTACCTGTAACAATGATAATACGTTATTATTACCGATGTTTTCAGATATTTTGTCTTACCGATTTATATAAGCAAGGTTGGACTAAACATTAAGAACACCTCTCAGTAAAATGCAATGCAGTTCAACAGCACCGAAGACTACACCCTCAAAATATAACTTTCATGAGGATGGGATTTAATGAGTGgctgttgtattagactgcattatATGCACAATAAACCGGCAACTATGCATTGTATATCCTTTGGGATACTGTTTGTAGAGTTTTTAcaattatacagtaccagtcaaaagtttggacacaccttctcatccaactactttgaagaatctaaaatataaaacatattctggtttgttgagcatttgtttgtttaccacataattccatatgtgttccttcatagtttggatgtcttcaatattaatctacaatgtagaaataaataaaaaaaaaagaaagaaagaaaaaccattgaatgagaaggtgtgtccaaacgtttgactggtactgtacatcaatAGTGAATATGTAATTTTctctaaaaatgaaatgataacaccaaatctgtttttttttagtctgcAGCAGAAATCATATAAATACTTTGGTATTATTTATCCTTGTATTTTACATTACTAGCATGGTTACAATGGTATTAagcataataacaaaaatagcCTCACTGTGCATGATAAACACAAATCATTCCTGCTTGTATATGATTATGGTCAGCTGCATGGGGGGGCCTCGCCTCCATGGGGCCATATGCAGGGCAGGCTGGACGCCTTGTTGTAGGAGGGGGCCGCACCCAGCCCCAATGAGGCAGATCTTTCGCATTTGAGACAATAAATACGATTAGCTAATGGAGGAAATGCACTTGCAAGAGGCCTCTCTGAGCCGTCTAGTCAGGCcaaagagaaaagggagggcACATGCGCGCTATCCTGCAAGCTCCCGTGCATCCTGCAGACACAAGGGAAGGTGTGGTGCATGCTGCCTCCGAGCATCGTGGCCCCATGCTCGGCTTCATGCATGCCGGAGAGAGGCTGTGtcataaaggttttttttttttagctttgagGTTAACGCCAAAGGATGCTGGACTGGTTTgcgtcatttttttttgtttttaccttgaACTGCTTTTAGAACCGGGCTCCATCCCTTGATAGTTCGTGGTTGTcgtcattttttttgcacaaggAGTCGTAaaatatgtctatatatatatatatgtctatatatatatatatatatctgacaGGATACGCGAGAGTTACACTTGCATTAGCCGCACTTCACCGCCTCATCATTGTCTGTCCGAGCCGGTGCTTCCCAACATTCAACCTGCTGCCTCCAGCGTCAAAGGGGACCAGAAAGAGATGCCTCGCTTCCGGTAAAAggaaacttcaaaataaaatctaacaaatatatttcacGGCATTTCTTTTAAAGATCATAGCAAAGTTTATGAATACATTAACATCCAGCTATTTATTTAAGCAGGGCATGAGTTACGGTAAagattattttgttataatCCTATATTGTATTTAGACAAAAATggcttgtattttattttagaggCATATCCGCCGTATTTCCGGTCTTTCTCTGCTTATTTCTAGCTGGACCTCTCCAAGTGTGGGTGCCACAGAACCCATTGTGGAGAGGGCGTTTCTGCAGCCTGTGCACCGCCCACAGGTCAACAGATACTTCTGTGATTGGATCCAGACACATTTATCAAACCTGTTATTTATTAACCCGGTATACACATACTGCATCTGAGGTAGACACAAACCTAAATATTTACTGTAGTGCAGCAGTTTTGGACCAGCTTCAAATTctagtctcttcctgtctggcTCAAGTTGGGGGTAAGATTCTTTTTGCCACAGTGGGACGGTGGTATTGACAATGGCTATCAGAATAAAGGggcaaaataaaagtattaacttAATCCTGCACAAATATagtttgtgctgtttttaatcAAGTGCAAGGCTCTCAAGTTTTGATATTCATACATTGCAAATCAAATTCTCTTAATTGacctttcatttgttttacacatCTCTGGTCGTGCAGCTTATAGTTTCAGGCTGTAAAAAAGCAAACGTTTAACGAGTAAACAGTTTATTTAGCATACGACATGCTAGCTATGATGAACGCTCTGGTTTAGACAAccaaccaaaaaacaaacagcaggacatattttaaaaaagactcAATTTATtccaataatacattttcataacaacagatgtgaatttaaaatgcaGGCTTACttgacaacaataacaaaattcCATCTGAATCAAAACCTtaatgacataagtataaaaccagaaaaaaaagaaaaaagaaaaaaaaggatcaagatcAAGAAGTTCTCTTAAACCTCCAGGAAAAGTATGTATCATGGCAAGCGTTTAATTTCTTCAGCACAATAGACTCACTGTAGTTTACAACTCGTCTACACTCTGCAGTTCAAACATGTTAACGTATGTATGACAGTGTGATTAAATCTATCTACATCAACTGTGCCGCTGCCTTTGAGCATTTTGTAAAAGTTTTCCACTGGATGGTATCAACACTGGTCATGAGCGTTTGAAGACTGGGCATAACAAAGATGTTCGGGGATGGAAAGGGGAGGTAGGGATGTTCGTAGGAAACAGTCTTTAAAGAGAAGAGCCTCCGGTTTGCTGTTGGAACACATCAATCGTATCTTCATCCTCCATTTCTAGCTGTAAGAAAAAGTTCAAATGTCAGCTGAAATGATGTGAAGGCAATAGTAGGTGTTTACTGTGAAGCCACTTAAGAAGTCTTGACAATGCCAGTGAGGTCAGCTAATTTGTCCAAAGtatttaaacaggaagtcagtttgAAACATGGACAGgggcaacatttattttattgcatatcCTACCaagcaaaacaaatgagaaTAGGTCAGAAAACAGAGACTGACTAAATGTTAAAGATGTGCTGTAAACAAAAAGAGGGGAGCATAAgctcaaaatgtgtttaaagaggTACAGAAGCTCCGGAGTGTTTCTCCTCAAAATTAAAGTAAAGAGATCTCCTGTATGTAGCTGTTCTATGGTCATAAAGAGGCAGCACAGCTACAGCATGGATTCTGATCCTTTTACAGCGGCTCAGCGCTGTTTGTTAAGTCTGTGCTTCATCTGTACAAAATACTAGCGCTGTAACACATTACATGCTGGACAAAGCTGGCGTGAGAGCTTGTCCTTCCTCAGGTATCAAGTTAAAGAGGAGCTTCACAGCAGGTGCTCAGAGTGGACTCTGTTCGCATGGGGCAGCTCTTTGTATTTCTACGACTGTTTCAATACAGTCTACTGGCTAGGATTTTAAATCTAGTTATCGTGTATCAAACAGGTAAACACCGTTTAGCACTGCACGCaagataaaccaaaaaaatctaAGTATGAATCTTGCAATAGGAATATCAATTTGAGTTCAGAAAAACCTTGAGCTTTTGTACATCATGTTATCACATCACATGCTTTCTTGAACCCAAAAAACTGACAGCAACATTTGAAGTCATAGTCATGCAATTCCTACAGTagcaatactttttttattagtaaactgaaaacactgaatAGGGTGAAGCTTTACCTGTGAGGGTGTGTCTGTTTCATTGATGGGCTGACCGTCAAATCGAAACCGTATTTGCCTCATTGACAGGCCCTATgtggacagagagaaaacatttttttaatattgaaaaaCCAACAGTATGGGGGCACCCTCGTGACTTAGACGTTAAGGTGCAAACGATGATCTACAAAAAAGGGGACAATAGCGCTCCACAGCTGTCATGTTTTTAGATAGATCTATAGATTTTCAACCATCAACAAGTTTATATgacaaatggagaaaaaaatggcaAGATTTTGGTAAACCAAGATAACAGAGTGTCAACATATGTTAATCATTGATTCAACTCCATTAACTTAgccaataaaaaatgttggtcATGATAATATATCAGAATTTCATGCCCATATGGTATATTGAATAAATGCAATGTGCAATATTTCATGGGcaataacaaaaatgcaacCGGCCCTTTTTACAGCAGCCAGTTGTACATGTAACAGAAGGGCAAACACAGGTGTGATTGATCACATGaattatggtcccattctaATATACATGTCACAACATGCACCATAGCGGGGCTGTAATGAAACAGGTCCATAATTAAATGATATCAATAACACCTGTGTTTATTCTGGCAAAATGGCTGCGGGGACCAGGGGTCCCTCAGCTGAGTCTCTGGTCTCCAGTTTGGAGAACCACCATTGCAATAGACCTAAAGGTGGATTCTTCTGAGTCGCCACTGTGATGGTGCAGCAGTCTCACCTGCCGTTCACAATAAGCTTTCATCAGTTTGCTGAGAGGAGTGTGCCTTTTGATCTTGAATTGCACCACTGAGCCATCCTGCCCTGCCACTTTCAGGTTGAT
Protein-coding sequences here:
- the sumo2a gene encoding small ubiquitin like modifier 2a — its product is MADEKPKEGVKTENNEHINLKVAGQDGSVVQFKIKRHTPLSKLMKAYCERQGLSMRQIRFRFDGQPINETDTPSQLEMEDEDTIDVFQQQTGGSSL